One genomic segment of Coffea arabica cultivar ET-39 chromosome 6e, Coffea Arabica ET-39 HiFi, whole genome shotgun sequence includes these proteins:
- the LOC113696075 gene encoding probable mediator of RNA polymerase II transcription subunit 26b isoform X1: MAKTSGPLDKWRDYFLTANSDIFCIIERAIMIASIDSPKEFKLRRDRIAELLFTCKVTKCFGCDKLELAVPNDGCDGEEEEEEDKCNSEFGRRTDVEEVRTKESKVNCNEIDNHGDGDAEELERNLNHQVSTYSYGDAEALSDEIEEESQNFGEVTRIKEILENSEDEPDSVIFDSLRRLQIMALSVEVLKATEIGKSVNALRRHGSKQIRQLAKTLVDGWVTMVDEWMNATAAIANEGTPESMKKSDLVNEEEGLPSPPLDEGFLFASQNISMELSQFFDGMDDDGNPQNSGEFNKNRDNGRKPSLENHNVPRQKQQIRGNLISPPKDRKGEQMKKQEAVTKKQEAVMKKQAAVAKPNKPSFDESGPGRPAKPSVDQYQMKPQQKSDKGTSQKRELPSQPNKLRSSDDAAVRLKLEASKRKLQERYQEAENAKRQRTVQVMELHDIPKQNLGHRNPNMRPGNFNRHWGRR, encoded by the exons ATGGCCAAGACTTCAGGGCCTCTTGATAAATGGAGGGACTATTTTTTGACTGCAAATTCTGATATCTTTTGTATAATTGAGAGAGCAATTATGATTGCTTCTATTGATTCTCCTAAAGAGTTCAAGTTGAGAAGAGATCGAATCGCTGAATTGCTTTTCACATGCAAAGTAACCAAGTGTTTTGGCTGTGACAAGCTAGAATTAGCGGTACCAAATGATGGCTGTGAtggggaagaagaagaggaggaagaCAAGTGTAACAGTGAATTTGGCAGGAGGACTGACGTTGAGGAGGTTAGGACTAAAGAAAGCAAAGTGAATTGTAATGAGATTGATAATCATGGTGATGGTGATGCCGAAGAGCTGGAAAGAAATCTGAATCATCAAGTTAGCACTTACAGTTATGGGGATGCTGAGGCATTGAGTGATGAAATTGAGGAAGAGTCTCAGaattttggagaggtcacaagGATCAAAGAGATTCTTGAAAACAGTGAAGATGAG CCTGATTCAGTAATATTTGATTCTCTGAGAAGGCTGCAAATCATGGCTTTGTCTGTAGAGGTTTTAAAG GCAACAGAGATTGGAAAGTCTGTTAATGCTCTGCGGAGACATGGATCAAAGCAGATTAGGCAGCTTGCAAAGACACTTGTCGA TGGCTGGGTGACCATGGTAGATGAGTGGATGAATGCTACAGCAGCTATTGCAAATG AAGGAACTCCAGAGTCTATGAAAAAGTCTGATTTAGTTAATGAAGAGGAGGGGCTTCCTTCTCCTCCACTAGATGAAGGATTTCTCTTTGCATCTCAGAATATTTCAATGGAGCTCTCACAG ttctTTGACGGCATGGATGATGATGGAA ATCCTCAAAACAGTGGGGAATTCAACAAGAACCGTGACAATGGCAGAAAGCCGTCGCTGGAGAACCACAATGTTCCAAGGCAGAAACAACAAATTCGTGGCAACTTGATTAGCCCTCCGAAAGACCGGAAAGGTGAACAGATGAAGAAACAAGAAGCTGTAACAAAGAAACAGGAAGCCGTGATGAAGAAACAAGCAGCTGTGGCAAAACCAAATAAGCCCTCATTTGATGAATCTGGGCCAGGCAGACCTGCAAAACCAAGCGTTGATCAATACCAGATGAAACCTCAGCAGAAATCTGATAAGGGAACGAGTCAGAAGAGGGAGTTGCCTTCTCAGCCAAAT AAATTGAGGTCTTCAGATGATGCGGCTGTTCGATTAAAACTAGAGGCCTCGAAAAGGAAGCTTCAGGAGCGCTACCAAGAAGCTGAGAATG CCAAGAGGCAGCGAACGGTACAAGTAATGGAGTTGCATGATATCCCCAAGCAGAATCTTGGCCATAGGAATCCAAACATGAGACCTGGCAACTTCAATAGGCACTGGGGTCGTCGATAG
- the LOC113696075 gene encoding probable mediator of RNA polymerase II transcription subunit 26b isoform X2, whose protein sequence is MAKTSGPLDKWRDYFLTANSDIFCIIERAIMIASIDSPKEFKLRRDRIAELLFTCKVTKCFGCDKLELAVPNDGCDGEEEEEEDKCNSEFGRRTDVEEVRTKESKVNCNEIDNHGDGDAEELERNLNHQVSTYSYGDAEALSDEIEEESQNFGEVTRIKEILENSEDEATEIGKSVNALRRHGSKQIRQLAKTLVDGWVTMVDEWMNATAAIANEGTPESMKKSDLVNEEEGLPSPPLDEGFLFASQNISMELSQFFDGMDDDGNPQNSGEFNKNRDNGRKPSLENHNVPRQKQQIRGNLISPPKDRKGEQMKKQEAVTKKQEAVMKKQAAVAKPNKPSFDESGPGRPAKPSVDQYQMKPQQKSDKGTSQKRELPSQPNKLRSSDDAAVRLKLEASKRKLQERYQEAENAKRQRTVQVMELHDIPKQNLGHRNPNMRPGNFNRHWGRR, encoded by the exons ATGGCCAAGACTTCAGGGCCTCTTGATAAATGGAGGGACTATTTTTTGACTGCAAATTCTGATATCTTTTGTATAATTGAGAGAGCAATTATGATTGCTTCTATTGATTCTCCTAAAGAGTTCAAGTTGAGAAGAGATCGAATCGCTGAATTGCTTTTCACATGCAAAGTAACCAAGTGTTTTGGCTGTGACAAGCTAGAATTAGCGGTACCAAATGATGGCTGTGAtggggaagaagaagaggaggaagaCAAGTGTAACAGTGAATTTGGCAGGAGGACTGACGTTGAGGAGGTTAGGACTAAAGAAAGCAAAGTGAATTGTAATGAGATTGATAATCATGGTGATGGTGATGCCGAAGAGCTGGAAAGAAATCTGAATCATCAAGTTAGCACTTACAGTTATGGGGATGCTGAGGCATTGAGTGATGAAATTGAGGAAGAGTCTCAGaattttggagaggtcacaagGATCAAAGAGATTCTTGAAAACAGTGAAGATGAG GCAACAGAGATTGGAAAGTCTGTTAATGCTCTGCGGAGACATGGATCAAAGCAGATTAGGCAGCTTGCAAAGACACTTGTCGA TGGCTGGGTGACCATGGTAGATGAGTGGATGAATGCTACAGCAGCTATTGCAAATG AAGGAACTCCAGAGTCTATGAAAAAGTCTGATTTAGTTAATGAAGAGGAGGGGCTTCCTTCTCCTCCACTAGATGAAGGATTTCTCTTTGCATCTCAGAATATTTCAATGGAGCTCTCACAG ttctTTGACGGCATGGATGATGATGGAA ATCCTCAAAACAGTGGGGAATTCAACAAGAACCGTGACAATGGCAGAAAGCCGTCGCTGGAGAACCACAATGTTCCAAGGCAGAAACAACAAATTCGTGGCAACTTGATTAGCCCTCCGAAAGACCGGAAAGGTGAACAGATGAAGAAACAAGAAGCTGTAACAAAGAAACAGGAAGCCGTGATGAAGAAACAAGCAGCTGTGGCAAAACCAAATAAGCCCTCATTTGATGAATCTGGGCCAGGCAGACCTGCAAAACCAAGCGTTGATCAATACCAGATGAAACCTCAGCAGAAATCTGATAAGGGAACGAGTCAGAAGAGGGAGTTGCCTTCTCAGCCAAAT AAATTGAGGTCTTCAGATGATGCGGCTGTTCGATTAAAACTAGAGGCCTCGAAAAGGAAGCTTCAGGAGCGCTACCAAGAAGCTGAGAATG CCAAGAGGCAGCGAACGGTACAAGTAATGGAGTTGCATGATATCCCCAAGCAGAATCTTGGCCATAGGAATCCAAACATGAGACCTGGCAACTTCAATAGGCACTGGGGTCGTCGATAG